The window AgatataatatacacatgtacacacgcatacatacacatatatatatatatatatatacatgtatacatgtacatatatatatcccCATACTTatagagattatatatgtatatgtgtatgcatctatatacagaaaaagagagctGAGATTTTGTGAAAAATATCTGGCCTTTTTTTTGGTGGCCtcaaaatgagattttaataaGTTCAACATAAGTCAATAtgatattttgattaaaaaacaaaaaaccctcaactTCCTGACTATGATATGCACCCCAACTAGAATGGTCATTCATGTTGGAAAAGTTGTAAGAAGAATTTTGAATGAAGTAAAAATTGgacttctgagatctcttccaataTTTAGGTTCTGTTTCCCATTTTATGAACCCTATAGGATTATGCAGAAtatcaagtatttttattttcccataggatttagaattggaaagattaTCTAGCTTAACCCTTTCCATATAGAGCAGAGACCCAGAAAGAATTAATGACATCACAGGAAGTAAATGGAAAAGCTGGCTTTGAATTAaggttttctaactccaaatccaatgctttttctaGTATCACATCCAGTATTAAAGCTTTAGTCATTCTCTAAACTCATTCTCTTTTCaaagttatgtctgactcttcatgacccattttggggttttcttggcagaaatgctggagtggtgtgccatttcttctccaattcatttcacagatgaggaagttgaggaaaATAGAGTTAAGTCTAAAGTTACCAAGGTTATATAACtactaaatgtttgaggctgaatttgaactcaagaagatgaaaatcttcctgacttcagggccttgttctgtgcactatggcaccatctagcggccctactgtgccatctagctgcccttcattTTCCAATATTCATGTCTTATTTTATAATGTCTTATAATTTTAGACTTCCACCCCAGGAAAATAAGGATGAACCTTCAGGAGTcagaataaaactttaaaaacagaTATTGTCTTATTGTATTAGtcacaaagacaataaaaaacaaaattatatgactAAGTCTAGAATAATGTCATCAGGTAGACCATGTGCCATCATAATGTCCCTTTCAATTTTATGGTAATATAAGACCTTTTAGGACAGGGGCTTTCCccctttctatatttatatttttggcaccttaataaatggtttttcaaTTGAatgcacaaataaaacaaataatttttctgatttaCACACTGACTACCACAAGGCCACAGAGAGCTGGCTGACAGCTTACATATTTCAAGGGCAAAGACAGTATATGATTATTTAAATACTATTCTTACACTTAGTGGATCATTGTTGCCATAAATTGATGGACCATTAGTATCAGATccaaatgtgaatgtgaatgctCAAGTtatactcatttgtaaaaatctttaagaaatataattactaattttctcattaaaaaaaaaagtctcctctTAATCCTGCTAAGTTAATGCTGGACTACTGAATATTGAAAGAATAACAAATCAATATTGCACAAACAGTTTATTTCCTGCAATCAGACTTGaatgagcaaaataaaaaattctaaacataaacttccatttttctgGACAGGTTTCTGCaaattaactttatatatattgGCCAGATAGacaagggtaatttttttaaaatgaacagtgaaaaatatttcaatacaCAGTAAGAGTAAATgaaattcaactagaattctgTAAGCATAGTGATTTCCATTACCTCATCATGTACTTTTAAGACCATATTTTATGAATGCTATAAAATcctttaatataataaaagtgatcAGCATAAATATCACTATTCCaaaggaaaatttaaacaaatatgtTAAGATTTGCATATCAAAGTGATTTGATAAAAATATAGCTAATAAGatactcaaatattttaaatacatttttcatcaaaataaaaaaactaaattgaTTAGACTAAAAAAGCAAGTACTggcaaaattagagaaatatttaatagCATGTGAAAactctttaataaataaaaatgtgtcaTGTAAATTTCATAAATTTAGCACTATTGAAAACGCATTTTAAGTTTATAAATTCCATAACAATTTGACAGATATGCAGATACTGTATAATttgttacatttatatttaatacagatttttaaaaagcagtttggaAAGATCTATCTCAGCTACTAGTTAGAGATATCAAAAAAATACTGTGGTGTCTCAATCCTTCTTTTGACCCTTTATTTACAAATTACACTTTAAGTAATGtcataatatatatgcatgtgtgtatgggtgtatatatatatatatatatatatatatatatatatatatgatggtaCAAAGCTGTTCtcactttgtatattttattgtcacaagaaaatgaattgttgcttttcataattatttaaaaattaaataaatcagaagtcccaagggaaaaaaatcaggttACATGATAAGCCAAAAAAACTATCTGAGTTTCATTAGATAATCGAAAGAGGTCAGTAACTAAGACAAAGTTTCCTACTTCATAGAAATTCTATTATAACACACATATTACTACAAGAATTTACTAATCTATAATATTCATCACTTCTATAATGTACACTTTTTGTTCATAAGAAGTTTTGAAGATGGGCTTCTGTTCCCTTCAGTTACTGATTTCCTCAACAGAGATGAGTTTAAAGAACTTAACCTGAACTTCTGAAAAGAAACATCAATGACATCAACTCAATCTGTAGTTACCCTTACTTGGGAGAATGTTAgctatattttccaagaaaaaaacctagagaaaataTCCCCAACTTAAATTGTTGGGTTGAAATTTAAGTTTTTCCTTTACTTAACAATCACACATAAttggcatttttaaaattcattttatccaGGAAGCTTTGCAACCCAAATGAAAGGCTTTTCCATTTAAATCACAAGTTCCTACAAAGatctgattttcatttttgtttttaccaagCCTAGTatactttccatttatattccTAAAATTTTAGTATCAAATCAGAAAACAGTCTATTACTCTTTAGGTAACTTACTTTGAATAATTACTTAAATGCCAAACACTGAATAAAATTTTCAAGATCTGCTAAAGAATCATGAAGTGTGCTATTAATTTCCTGACTTCTGAGAAATTTTTTAAGGGTTTCTAAAGCTGCCACTGCCTCCTTTTTTGATGGTAAAGGTAGTTCAGCTTCTGGAGccccatcttcttcctcttcatcagaAGTATAGCGGTCAATTTCATTCGTTTTACCTTCTTTGCTTTTTGCCACCTCACTATCTGAAGCTGTTTCACATGTCACCAAATCTTCATCCAAGGAAGCATATTCTTCCAGAGATAAACCTTCGGGAAATTCTACTCCTGAAGGTAGAGCATAAGTACCTAAATCTAAGCCATTTTCAGTCTCCACATTTGTCTTTCCACTTTGTCCCTGTTGTGATTTGAATCCTGCTTTTTCAAAGCTCTCCACAATAGTTTCTGGGGTTACAGTCCTCCAACACAGATGCAACATATCAACTGCATCTAGCAGAGAGAAAGTAAATTCTTTGCTGCTTTCAACAGAATCAAAAAATTTCTTGACAAGACAGAATCGATATTTGATCTTAAGGGTTTTAATAACACCTTGATTCATAGCTACAAATTTGGAAGataaagatgaagggaaaaaaactagTTGAATGGACTTTAGAATCTTTACTTCTGGATGTGCTGgtaaagaatcaagaaaaattacAACTTGCCTTTTCTGGGCTTGAAATTTTTCATCAAGCTTTTGCATCCATTGTTCAAAGATTTCTGAGGTCATCCATGCCATTCTGTTTGCTTCATAATCTACAGGCAGtgactttacatttttaaaacaatgtgggtttttatttttcccaataataAGCAAAGGAAGCTTTTCTGAACCATCCATATTTGCCCCGACCACCAGAGTTATCCTTTCTTTGCACAGTTTTCCAACTGAACATGCTTCCCCCTTAAATGCAAAAGTATTAGTAGGCAACATTCTATAGAGCAATCCAGTCTCTTTTAGGTTAAATATATCCTTGGAGTGATAATCATTTAAATAACACAGAAGCACATTTTGAGACCAGGCAGTCTCAGCATCTATTGAAACTATTGTAGTTTCCACTGGCTGAGATCTGAACACTAAACCATATCTTGATTTAAAGCGGTCTAGCCAACCATTACTGCACTTAAAATCATTATGTCCTAGTTTCTGAGCAAAATCATTAGCTTTGAGACGCAACATTGGACCATTAACTGGTACATTTAAACACTGGGAGATTCGATACCATCTCATTAATGCCTCCTCCAGATCTGTGTAAAAAGCAGTTCTAAGTCTTTTTCTTTTGGGATCAAATCTTAACGATTCAAAGGCTTCAAgaatcttgtttttattcttcataATTGAAGACagtgaatttttctttattccatatTTGGCTGCAATCTCGGCTTTTTTCTTACCAGTTTCTACTGCGTTTATGATGTCAATCTTTTCTTCAATAGACaaactcttctttttccttactaCAGGGAGAGTTAAGGGATCCACTGAAGCCTCTGCCATCTCATTCAAAGTTTctgaagagatttctttttttgcttccttttatctgtttttttttttttaagtctgatgCAGTCTGTTCTTCCACAACTGCAAAAGCTGAAAGGTAACTAAAATATTCAGGTAGTCATATAGATACTCCAAGGGATTAATATCAAAACTTCTAATTGAAGTTCCTTgagtttacttttaaaaattgtaattaaacTAGCAAATTTCTGAGGAAACAGGTCTTCTCCAGCTGATCTGTAGCTCAATTTTTAGTTCAAACTAAGTTCCACAAgtcaaacaaaaatagaaatatcatTATGTTAGACATGTCTGAGCTTGCCGATATATTTCTGGAGCATCAGTCCTTTAAAGACATTTTAATACATTCACGCTTCTTTTTAATTGGTCTCCTTAGAACAGAtcagaaataaaggggaaagcattttgtaaacaaaattattattatgaaaaaaagttaattttccttatttctccagAGTTGAGAAAGGAGCAGAATCCCTCTGAGATTATTGCATCTCTGTGTATCTTCCTCAGTCTCTTGCCACTATAAGAAAGAAGGAGCAATGTTAAAAGATTGCCTTATcccaaataattataacttttaaaaaatttcagagaTTTTCTGGAAATAAACCTAGAGCTTTTAGAGAAAATGTTAACTCCTTACAAGTTTTCTCTTTGAAAGTCCTCTGGATCCACAGCAAGTTAAGTTCTCACAGTCAATATGaataagcactttatatacaCAACACAAACAAACCAAATTTAATCTGGTTCCCAAATGTgccataacaaaaataaaagaactaaaaatgacaCTGGCTAGATTCTTCGTGGTTATTTTTTACATGTAGTCCTGAACTGTCCCCTATGCCTATtctaaaagaagaatttgaataaaACTAGACAGTGGTCATAATCTACTACTTTTTGTGGGACTGGAGATGTTCAggcctgtgatgtcattgatgtAAGGAGGTCCCAGTGAGAAAAATTTTCCtaccaatatatatacatacgtatatatgtatatatatatgcatatatatatatccaaatatgCAATTTATAGTATTGGAGAGTCACTTAGGGTTATtgaaaggttaagtgtcttgtccaggatcacccaaTTAGTctatgtcagagatgggacttaaAGCCTGATAGACTGGACTCTGAAATCAGTTTTCTTTATAGAGCCAAATTGTCTTATCTCCTATTTTTGGAAGCAGTGATTGCTTTATAGGACTCTGGTAGGAAATACTTcctttaaaaatccaaatattaTTCATAAGTATACATAATAACCATCACTCTTTCTATTAATCCGATATACTATTAAATGCATCTATTCATTagatacttatatatacatatatatgtatcatatatctATTCATTTGATacttatatatcatatacatgaTACTTATTAGACACACATTGTTTGGGAGATAGGGAGAAGTAAAGTTACATTAACATGTAGATTCTGTTCTCAAAGTGTTTATTTTCACTAGAAGAGATTAAACAGGGACATATACCGATAACTAAAAGACAAGTCAATATAACAAGAACCAAGCAAATGCAAGGCACTACACTAAGTgcttaaaaatacaaagacaagaaaaaaaaacaaaacctggtCCCTCActtgaggagtttacattctactaggaataaaggaaagggtttcattaattattcattcaatattcatattcaataataattcattaaagAGTGTTCTGACACAAAAGAACTTTCCTTCTGGAATCACAGAAGCTTCTTAGGATGATTCTTTGAGCTGGCTCTGAAAAAATGGGTAGGATTTTGATCAGCAGATATGTGAATAAACTATTCCAGCATAAGGTAGGGTGTGGAGGCAAGAAAATGAGATGTGTTCCAGGAATGGCAAAGTGTCCCATGTGACTAAAACATATGTTTGGAACAGTGGGAGATAAGACTGATTAGGAGATAAGGCTCATCTTTGTTTCCCAGGCTTCattcaagtctcagataaaatcccatcttctgcaaaAAGGCTTTTCTGGATACCATTAACCCAAGTGTTCTCCTTTTtggtttattatttataaatgtatgtttTTGTGGAGGATGGAGGAAGGATCAAAAGGTCAAAAGACTGTGGTaggtgggagatgtagagggctgaaactattaaaaggtatgcttgaatcagactaTGCAGCTGATactactgagataccccctggagaggtaaaatctattcctctccagcctatggatcccttacTTCTAgccacagtaggcttgaccatttcacctcctgagggCACTTGTGAAACAGTGTGCATTTACACACTGATGTGTgcatgtgtagataatatcccagtcactaatacaggtaaacaatgtgtgacttatcaaccaggagaaatagtagcatcaagtttactgatacagactcctaataaacaatctggtgatagtcacccagattctgactccaagcaacaaaatccaggaatattctggactgcagtgTGacaactgactgacctatgctcacgatctatataaatggcatacaattagaaggattggtagacactggtgcagatcatacagtcattagaggtgccaattggcccagtcactggctaaagattaaggcagatacctacatgtctggtgtagggggatcaatagcagctaaatttagtgctacccctttgagatggacatttgaaagtgagacaggagtttttactccttttatagttgaaaaaaattcccatcaatctgtggggaagagacattttacaacaattaggattacaaatgagtagttcagttttttaggcagggctgctattgAAGGTCTGCCAACACTTTTACCTGTTCCTAtacaatggaaaactgatacatcagtgtagatagaacagtggcccttaggtagtgataaaattcaggccttattagatataataaaggagcaacttgaccaaggacacttacaaccttgtctaagtccttggaattcccttgtatttgttgtaagaaagaaatctggaaaatggaggatgttgactgatttaagaaaggtaaatgaacagatggaaactatgggaactcttcagcctgggcttccatctcctactcagttgcctagagaatggcctctttgggttatagacattaaggattgtttctattctatctctctggataaggaggatatgaaaagatttgccttttcagtgcccagcattaatttagctgaaccttataaaagatatgaatggatagttttgccacagggaataaaaaacagccctactatgtgtcaaatgtatgttgctgttgctcttactccagtaagaaaagcatttccaaaagttattacattacatggatgatatattgggatgtgcacctgagaaacaaatgttagaagcatgtctacaaaagaccatagaaacactaaggaactacaaactgcatatagctccagaaaaaattcaaagacatgctccttttcaatatttaggatatgaagtataccctaaggtgcttacagtacaaaaactatccttaagaacagagaagctaaatacattaaatgactttcagaaattgatagatgtccaatggatgcatcctgtgttaggcttgactacctatcaatttcagccattatatgacattttaaggggagacagtgctttaaactcaccactccagcttacaaaagaagctcaagaggctttgagagaagttgaattggctttatctaatgtggttgaaagagtcactcaaaaagccttggaaatatcagtttttgctacaaaagtggcacccatagcagtccttcatcaaggagacagtgtgatagagtgggtgaacctctcagcacaatcagaacaaagccttactctttaccctcagtgcttgtggctagaattttattaaaagtcattaattatctgggacaagacctgacaagatattcaccttttataccaatgcacaaattaatgtatgctgtgaaaccatcccagagtgtcAAATTTTATTGGTCACAGCTCCAAAtcttacacacaggtctccattagagataaccagactattacataattggcaatggattcttgaagaaaagttttctaaagttcctcttaaaggaccaaccatatttatagatgcatccaaacaCAATATTTGTGCTGGagactcttgtgacttaactataaagagagcagtatgaactccttttcagtccactcagcagaatgaattgtatgcaatcattctagctcgtacttattatccaggagatataaatataatatctgatttggcctattcagtaggtgtggtacaaagaattgtcacagcccaaataaaatttgtagcctccaATATATATCAGTCTTTAAGGAATTTTAAGAGCAAGTgaaaaagcatccaggtaagatttatatcttgcacgTCCACTCTCAtaatggacttccaggtcctattttttatggtaattcaaaggcagatagccttctaactatgttggccaatactcctttatttcaggaagtccaagaatcttattctaaatatcatcaggctgttcgagctttacatttacaatttgaaaTAACAAGAGAGAAAGCTAAGAGCATAGTAAAAGACTGTACACCTTGCCTTCcattccacactcctacactccctccagggaagaactctCATGGTTTGAGATGTactgaaatttggcaaatggatgtgacctattataaattttttggccatctgtcttttatccacattgtggtagacatcttttcaggattcactattgcaataccagcagcaaaagagacagcctgagtgatCACTGAGTTCCTTattcaagcatttgcaattatgcaTGTGCCATaagccataaaaacagataatgggcctgcatatacttctaaacattttgcacacttttgtgcacagtataagattttacacaccactggcataccctttaatcctcgaGGACAGacatagagaggagaaacagagacattaaggtGCTCctcccaaaacaaaagaaagggggagccacaggtaaccctagaaaacttttaaatctagctctttatactattaacttcttgatttttgacaaagatgcactggctctgtcagacaggttttataatccactagaagggcagtgtccagtgtgagcagctccactatcattagataatcgccaggtgatggggagagatccagaaagtggtgaatggaagggaccagatagctTAACTGCTTCggggagagggtttgtttgtatctctacagatggagaaagaatcagatgagtgccaacaagccatattcaccttgtccattggtgAGAGACAGAGCAGACTCTTGAAACGAgagaaaagacccaagaaacatcgggtgcttccattgctgactgtgcccaccattgaaagagcatggaaattatggcaattgactcatggacatcaaaaattgttggacttcaaaaccctcaggaatcattggattccctgagacatgataagactgttacaggatttcaaaatttgtagaaatcattggattccctaacacataaaaaggctgttgcaggacttcaaaaatttgtgggaatcattgattccctgacatgtgaagcaatggacaatagattggtttttggactatctcttggctgctgaaggaggtgtatttGTGATTggtgtttacataccctccttctaggacttctggaaatcttttacaacaccatgttgattcatattgtttgttatatcagtacttgcatgtacaattcatgtttgtttcaCCACAtggagcctgcactggctgtggggagagtcatcactaatagccctGTACTTTATTGCTAGGTGTTTATGTAATACCTCTCATGCTGATGGGTttatgcatacctgtttctagtaacacccttcagcccagaaacccgctggcaatatctggcttgactccccacttccctttggtgtttttcatctctcttcctgagaagtcaggaagggcatgatcatctcctttttagtgctttcacctcccttcctgagaagtcgggggggaagagggagggagagggtgatctactttttggtgttttcaccttctTTCCTGGGAAATCAGAGAGGGCGTGagcacctcctttttggggttctcacctccctgagaaatcagggatggTGAGAGTATCtgtgttataaaataaaagaaagtggaagatgtaaagggctgaaactcttaaaaggtgtgcttaaccattctccaattgataaatggtcaaagaatatgaacagacaattttcagatgatgaaattgaaactatttccactcatatgaaagagtgttccaaatcactattgatcagagaaatgcaaattaagacaactctgagaaacccacatacctgtcagattagctaagatgacaggaaaaaataatgatgaatgttggaggggatgtgggaaaactgggacacaactgggagttgtgaacaaatccaaccattctggagagcaatctgaaattatgcccaaaaaattatcaaactgtgcataccctttgatccagcagtgctactactgggtttataccccaaagagatactaaagaaggaaaagggacctgtatgtgccaaaatgtttgtggcagccctgtttgtaatggctagaaactggaaagtgaatggatgcccatcaattggagagtggttgggtaaattgtggtatacgaatgttatggaatattattgttctgtaagaaatgaccagcaggatgaatacaaagaggcttggagagatttatatgaactgatgctaagtgaaatgagcagaaccaggagatcattatatacctcaacaacgatactatatgaggatgtattcttatagaagtggatttctttgacaaagagaagatctaactcagtttcaattgatcaagcagctacacccaaagaaagaacactgggaaatgaatgcaaacttcttgcgtttttgtttttcttcccgggttatttttaccttctgaatccaattctccctgtgcaacaagagaactgtttggttctgcacacatatattgtatctaggatatactgtgacatatttaacatgtataggactgcttgtcatctggggaagggaatggagggagggaggggaaaaatcggaacagaaatgagtgcaagggataatgtaaaaaattacccatgcatgggttctgtcaacaaaaagttataattattaaataaataaatataattttaaaaaaaaggtatgcttgaatcagacaactgaacttaaggctaattacctactgGAAAATACTCTAtcagcatatgcttggaaaaatggtccttctcactattccgtgctggctcaatcttttggtgtatacagataatcgtaggaggattagggggtggagtaaaacaagccagagtcaccttggaggaggatgaggagaaggaaggttgGTTGGTGGAGAGCATGTGGCAGTTCTGTCGATCCCCTTCACTTATtgccctaaagaccaagaacttttgcttatcctgactctggctgattctaaggcctCAAGGGAGCTAATCTGGACTTCACATGAtacaaggatacttacaataaggtgttaactcagtggaattattGAGATAATGGTTCTTCAGTATACATACacttagcacttagcatggtgatgtaatggttctctagtccACACAATCAGTATGTTGtaataatgtaattgtaatagggtatttaagggctgagaaggactggaaaggagacattctatttttgaccatcctcctggtgactCTCCAGCCTCCTGCATtcttccactaagatcaagactgggccagaataaagactctagactctattcctgaccattctcttGGTATCTAGtctactgagaccaaggcccatcctaAGGacttccagaaaactagcccaaacattacacaTATTCACATAACCCTACCTGTTTCATATAGCCTCTTTTCAGCCTTCTCCTTCAACCTTTGCtttttgggggtttgttttgttttggttttggtttttgtatttCTAGGCCCTCATCCCTGGAATTtgactaggttaaaaaaaaaaaaaaaaaaaaggccattctctgactcatttcttacttatccttaatcactgattggagTATTGCATTAATCAAACTTAGACCTGTTAAAtaatttagcttaaaaagactgCATCCAGAACCATCTACAGTCAGCTGCATCTATATCTCATCACTGGACACAGGTAATTGGAGGAGatagtgagactgatgactttgcactgcc of the Sarcophilus harrisii chromosome 6, mSarHar1.11, whole genome shotgun sequence genome contains:
- the TIGD4 gene encoding tigger transposable element-derived protein 4; its protein translation is MAEASVDPLTLPVVRKKKSLSIEEKIDIINAVETGKKKAEIAAKYGIKKNSLSSIMKNKNKILEAFESLRFDPKRKRLRTAFYTDLEEALMRWYRISQCLNVPVNGPMLRLKANDFAQKLGHNDFKCSNGWLDRFKSRYGLVFRSQPVETTIVSIDAETAWSQNVLLCYLNDYHSKDIFNLKETGLLYRMLPTNTFAFKGEACSVGKLCKERITLVVGANMDGSEKLPLLIIGKNKNPHCFKNVKSLPVDYEANRMAWMTSEIFEQWMQKLDEKFQAQKRQVVIFLDSLPAHPEVKILKSIQLVFFPSSLSSKFVAMNQGVIKTLKIKYRFCLVKKFFDSVESSKEFTFSLLDAVDMLHLCWRTVTPETIVESFEKAGFKSQQGQSGKTNVETENGLDLGTYALPSGVEFPEGLSLEEYASLDEDLVTCETASDSEVAKSKEGKTNEIDRYTSDEEEEDGAPEAELPLPSKKEAVAALETLKKFLRSQEINSTLHDSLADLENFIQCLAFK